A window from Pan paniscus chromosome 14, NHGRI_mPanPan1-v2.0_pri, whole genome shotgun sequence encodes these proteins:
- the SUPT20H gene encoding transcription factor SPT20 homolog isoform X15 yields the protein MQQALELALDRAEYVIESARQRPPKRKYLSSGRKSVFQKLYDLYIEECEKEPEVKKLRRNVNLLEKLVMQETLSCLVVNLYPGNEGYSLMLRGKNGSDSETIRLPYEEGELLEYLDAEELPPILVDLLEKSQVNIFHCGCVIAEIRDYRQSSNMKSPGYQSRHILLRPTMQTLICDVHSITSDNHKWTQEDKLLLESQLILATAEPLCLDPSIAVTCTANRLLYNKQKMNTRPMKRCFKRYSRSSLNRQQDLSHCPPPPQLRLLDFLQKRKERKAGQHYDLKISKAGNCVDMWKRSPCNLAIPSEVDVEKYAKVEKSIKSDDSQPTVWPAHDVKDDYVFECEAGTQYQKTKLTILQSLGDPLYYGKIQPCKADEESDSQMSPSHSSTDDHSNWFIIGSKTDAERVVNQYQELVQNEAKCPVKMSHSSSGSASLSQVSPGKETDQTETVSVQSSVLGKGVKHRPPPIKLPSSSGNSSSGNYFTPQQTSSFLKSPTPPPSSKPSSIPRKSSVDLNQVSMLSPAALSPASSSQRTTATQVMANSAGLNFINVVGSVCGAQALMSGSNPMLGCNTGAITPAGINLSGLLPSGGLLPNALPSAMQAASQAGVPFGLKNTSSLRPLNLLQLPGGSLIFNTLQQQQQQLSQFTPQQPQQPTTCSPQQPGEQGSEQGSTSQEQALSAQQAAVINLTGVGSFMQSQAAVLSQLGSAENRPEQSLPQQRFQLSSAFQQQQQQIQQLRFLQHQMAMAAAAAQTAQLHHHRHTGSQSKSKMKRGTPTTPKF from the exons ATG CAACAAGCTTTAGAACTAGCTTTGGATCGTGCAGAG tatgtCATTGAAAGTGCCCGACAGAGACCTCCTAAAAGGAAATACCTATCAAGTGGAAG aaaatctgTATTTCAAAAACTTTATGACTTGTATATTGAAGAATGTGAAAAAGAACCTGAAGTTAAG aaattaagaagaaatgtgAACTTGTTAGAGAAGCTTGTTATGCAAGAGACTTTGTCATGTTTAGTGGTCAATCTATACCCAGGAAATGAGGGATATTCTCTGATGCTCAGGGGAAAAAACGGATCAG ATTCCGAGACCATTCGACTGCCCTATGAAgaaggagagttgcttgaatatTTGGATGCAGAAGAATTACCTCCTATTTTGGTTGATCTCCTAGAAAAATCTCAG GTTAATATTTTTCATTGCGGATGTGTCATAGCAGAAATACGTGACTACAGGCAGTCCAGTAACATGAAATCTCCTGGTTACCAAAGTCGGCACATTCTCTTACGTCCAACAATGCAG acTTTAATTTGTGATGTACATTCAATAACAAGTGATAACCACAAATGGACCCAg GAAGACAAACTTTTGCTTGAGAGCCAGCTCATCCTAGCTACAGCTGAACCACTCTGTCTTGATCCTTCTATAGCAGTCACCTGCACTGCAAACAGACTGCTCTATAACAAGCAAAAGATGAACACTCGCCCAATGAAACG GTGTTTCAAGAGGTATTCCAGATCCTCTCTGAATCGGCAGCAAGATCTATCTCATTGTCCACCTCCTCCTCAGCTGAGGTTACTTGATTTcttacaaaaaagaaaggaaagaaaagcaggtCAGCATTATGACCTCAAAATTTCTAAGGCAGgaaat tgtgTAGATATGTGGAAACGGAGTCCCTGTAATTTGGCCATACCTTCTGAAGTAGAT GTGGAGAAATATGCTAAAGTGGAAAAGTCTATCAAATCTGATGACTCACAGCCAACAGTCTGGCCAGCCCAT GATGTAAAAGATGATTATGTATTTGAATGTGAAGCTGGTACTCAGTATCAGAAAACAAAGCTGACCATCTTGCAGTCGCTTGGAGATCCACTTTACTATGGTAAAATACAGCCATGTAAAGCAGATGAAGAAAGTGACAGCCAGATGTCTCCATCACA cTCGTCCACAGATGATCATTCAAattg GTTCATTATTGGATCAAAGACCGATGCTGAGAG GGTAGTCAATCAGTACCAGGAATTAGTCCAGAATGAAGCCAAATGTCCGGTCAAGATGTCACACAGCTCCAGTGGCTCAGCCAGTCTGAGTCAGGTCTCTCCAGGGAAAGAAACAGAT CAAACTGAAACCGTGTCAGTTCAGTCTTCGGTATTGGGGAAGGGTGTAAAACATCGACCCCCACCAATCAAACTTCCCTCAAGCTCAGGAAATAGTTCCTCAG GTAACTATTTTACACCACAACAGACAAGCAGCTTTCTCAAATCTccaactcctcctccttcttctaagCCATCAAGTATTCCTCGGAAATCATCTGTGGATCTCAATCAAGTTAGCATGCTTTCTCCAGCTGCCCTATCACCTGCCAGCTCATCACAAA GAACCACGGCCACCCAGGTCATGGCAAACTCTGCTGGACTTAACTTCATCAATGTAGTGGGCTCTGTTTG TGGGGCCCAGGCTTTGATGAGTGGTTCAAACCCCATGCTGGGCTGTAACACTGGTGCCATAACTCCTGCAGGAATAAACCTGAGCGGCCTTCTACCCTCAGGAGGTCTGCTACCAAATGCACTGCCCAGTGCAATGCAGGCAGCTTCTCAAGCAG GTGTTccatttggtttaaaaaatacttcaagtCTCAGGCCCTTAAATCTACTCCAG CTTCCAGGTGGTTCACTTATTTTTAACACtctgcagcagcagcaacagcagctctCCCAGTTTACACCACAACAACCTCAGCAGCCCACAACTTGTAGTCCTCAACAGCCAGGGGAGCAG gGTTCTGAGCAAGGTTCAACCAGTCAAGAACAGGCCTTATCTGCTCAGCAAGCTGCTGTTATTAACCTTACTGGAGTAGGAAGTTTTATGCAGTCACAGGCAGCTG TGTTGTCTCAGCTTGGCTCTGCCGAGAACAGACCTGAGCAAAGCCTTCCTCAGCAGAGATTCCAGCTCTCCTCTGCCtttcaacagcagcagcaacagatACAA CAGTTGCGATTCTTGCAGCATCAAATGGctatggcagcagcagcagcacaaaCAGCTCAGCTACATCATCATCGGCATACAGGCAGCCAgtcaaaaagtaaaatgaagagaGGCACGCCAACCACTCCAAAATTTTGA
- the SUPT20H gene encoding transcription factor SPT20 homolog isoform X18, translating to MQQALELALDRAEYVIESARQRPPKRKYLSSGRKSVFQKLYDLYIEECEKEPEVKQKLRRNVNLLEKLVMQETLSCLVVNLYPGNEGYSLMLRGKNGSDSETIRLPYEEGELLEYLDAEELPPILVDLLEKSQVNIFHCGCVIAEIRDYRQSSNMKSPGYQSRHILLRPTMQTLICDVHSITSDNHKWTQEDKLLLESQLILATAEPLCLDPSIAVTCTANRLLYNKQKMNTRPMKRCFKRYSRSSLNRQQDLSHCPPPPQLRLLDFLQKRKERKAGQHYDLKISKAGNCVDMWKRSPCNLAIPSEVDVEKYAKVEKSIKSDDSQPTVWPAHDVKDDYVFECEAGTQYQKTKLTILQSLGDPLYYGKIQPCKADEESDSQMSPSHSSTDDHSNWFIIGSKTDAERVVNQYQELVQNEAKCPVKMSHSSSGSASLSQVSPGKETDQTETVSVQSSVLGKGVKHRPPPIKLPSSSGNSSSGNYFTPQQTSSFLKSPTPPPSSKPSSIPRKSSVDLNQVSMLSPAALSPASSSQRTTATQVMANSAGLNFINVVGSVCGAQALMSGSNPMLGCNTGAITPAGINLSGLLPSGGLLPNALPSAMQAASQAGVPFGLKNTSSLRPLNLLQQQQQQLSQFTPQQPQQPTTCSPQQPGEQGSEQGSTSQEQALSAQQAAVINLTGVGSFMQSQAAVLSQLGSAENRPEQSLPQQRFQLSSAFQQQQQQIQQLRFLQHQMAMAAAAAQTAQLHHHRHTGSQSKSKMKRGTPTTPKF from the exons ATG CAACAAGCTTTAGAACTAGCTTTGGATCGTGCAGAG tatgtCATTGAAAGTGCCCGACAGAGACCTCCTAAAAGGAAATACCTATCAAGTGGAAG aaaatctgTATTTCAAAAACTTTATGACTTGTATATTGAAGAATGTGAAAAAGAACCTGAAGTTAAG cagaaattaagaagaaatgtgAACTTGTTAGAGAAGCTTGTTATGCAAGAGACTTTGTCATGTTTAGTGGTCAATCTATACCCAGGAAATGAGGGATATTCTCTGATGCTCAGGGGAAAAAACGGATCAG ATTCCGAGACCATTCGACTGCCCTATGAAgaaggagagttgcttgaatatTTGGATGCAGAAGAATTACCTCCTATTTTGGTTGATCTCCTAGAAAAATCTCAG GTTAATATTTTTCATTGCGGATGTGTCATAGCAGAAATACGTGACTACAGGCAGTCCAGTAACATGAAATCTCCTGGTTACCAAAGTCGGCACATTCTCTTACGTCCAACAATGCAG acTTTAATTTGTGATGTACATTCAATAACAAGTGATAACCACAAATGGACCCAg GAAGACAAACTTTTGCTTGAGAGCCAGCTCATCCTAGCTACAGCTGAACCACTCTGTCTTGATCCTTCTATAGCAGTCACCTGCACTGCAAACAGACTGCTCTATAACAAGCAAAAGATGAACACTCGCCCAATGAAACG GTGTTTCAAGAGGTATTCCAGATCCTCTCTGAATCGGCAGCAAGATCTATCTCATTGTCCACCTCCTCCTCAGCTGAGGTTACTTGATTTcttacaaaaaagaaaggaaagaaaagcaggtCAGCATTATGACCTCAAAATTTCTAAGGCAGgaaat tgtgTAGATATGTGGAAACGGAGTCCCTGTAATTTGGCCATACCTTCTGAAGTAGAT GTGGAGAAATATGCTAAAGTGGAAAAGTCTATCAAATCTGATGACTCACAGCCAACAGTCTGGCCAGCCCAT GATGTAAAAGATGATTATGTATTTGAATGTGAAGCTGGTACTCAGTATCAGAAAACAAAGCTGACCATCTTGCAGTCGCTTGGAGATCCACTTTACTATGGTAAAATACAGCCATGTAAAGCAGATGAAGAAAGTGACAGCCAGATGTCTCCATCACA cTCGTCCACAGATGATCATTCAAattg GTTCATTATTGGATCAAAGACCGATGCTGAGAG GGTAGTCAATCAGTACCAGGAATTAGTCCAGAATGAAGCCAAATGTCCGGTCAAGATGTCACACAGCTCCAGTGGCTCAGCCAGTCTGAGTCAGGTCTCTCCAGGGAAAGAAACAGAT CAAACTGAAACCGTGTCAGTTCAGTCTTCGGTATTGGGGAAGGGTGTAAAACATCGACCCCCACCAATCAAACTTCCCTCAAGCTCAGGAAATAGTTCCTCAG GTAACTATTTTACACCACAACAGACAAGCAGCTTTCTCAAATCTccaactcctcctccttcttctaagCCATCAAGTATTCCTCGGAAATCATCTGTGGATCTCAATCAAGTTAGCATGCTTTCTCCAGCTGCCCTATCACCTGCCAGCTCATCACAAA GAACCACGGCCACCCAGGTCATGGCAAACTCTGCTGGACTTAACTTCATCAATGTAGTGGGCTCTGTTTG TGGGGCCCAGGCTTTGATGAGTGGTTCAAACCCCATGCTGGGCTGTAACACTGGTGCCATAACTCCTGCAGGAATAAACCTGAGCGGCCTTCTACCCTCAGGAGGTCTGCTACCAAATGCACTGCCCAGTGCAATGCAGGCAGCTTCTCAAGCAG GTGTTccatttggtttaaaaaatacttcaagtCTCAGGCCCTTAAATCTACTCCAG cagcagcaacagcagctctCCCAGTTTACACCACAACAACCTCAGCAGCCCACAACTTGTAGTCCTCAACAGCCAGGGGAGCAG gGTTCTGAGCAAGGTTCAACCAGTCAAGAACAGGCCTTATCTGCTCAGCAAGCTGCTGTTATTAACCTTACTGGAGTAGGAAGTTTTATGCAGTCACAGGCAGCTG TGTTGTCTCAGCTTGGCTCTGCCGAGAACAGACCTGAGCAAAGCCTTCCTCAGCAGAGATTCCAGCTCTCCTCTGCCtttcaacagcagcagcaacagatACAA CAGTTGCGATTCTTGCAGCATCAAATGGctatggcagcagcagcagcacaaaCAGCTCAGCTACATCATCATCGGCATACAGGCAGCCAgtcaaaaagtaaaatgaagagaGGCACGCCAACCACTCCAAAATTTTGA
- the SUPT20H gene encoding transcription factor SPT20 homolog isoform X14 has translation MQQALELALDRAEYVIESARQRPPKRKYLSSGRKSVFQKLYDLYIEECEKEPEVKQKLRRNVNLLEKLVMQETLSCLVVNLYPGNEGYSLMLRGKNGSDSETIRLPYEEGELLEYLDAEELPPILVDLLEKSQVNIFHCGCVIAEIRDYRQSSNMKSPGYQSRHILLRPTMQTLICDVHSITSDNHKWTQEDKLLLESQLILATAEPLCLDPSIAVTCTANRLLYNKQKMNTRPMKRCFKRYSRSSLNRQQDLSHCPPPPQLRLLDFLQKRKERKAGQHYDLKISKAGNCVDMWKRSPCNLAIPSEVDVEKYAKVEKSIKSDDSQPTVWPAHDVKDDYVFECEAGTQYQKTKLTILQSLGDPLYYGKIQPCKADEESDSQMSPSHSSTDDHSNWFIIGSKTDAERVVNQYQELVQNEAKCPVKMSHSSSGSASLSQVSPGKETDQTETVSVQSSVLGKGVKHRPPPIKLPSSSGNSSSGNYFTPQQTSSFLKSPTPPPSSKPSSIPRKSSVDLNQVSMLSPAALSPASSSQRTTATQVMANSAGLNFINVVGSVCGAQALMSGSNPMLGCNTGAITPAGINLSGLLPSGGLLPNALPSAMQAASQAGVPFGLKNTSSLRPLNLLQLPGGSLIFNTLQQQQQQLSQFTPQQPQQPTTCSPQQPGEQGSEQGSTSQEQALSAQQAAVINLTGVGSFMQSQAAVLSQLGSAENRPEQSLPQQRFQLSSAFQQQQQQIQQLRFLQHQMAMAAAAAQTAQLHHHRHTGSQSKSKMKRGTPTTPKF, from the exons ATG CAACAAGCTTTAGAACTAGCTTTGGATCGTGCAGAG tatgtCATTGAAAGTGCCCGACAGAGACCTCCTAAAAGGAAATACCTATCAAGTGGAAG aaaatctgTATTTCAAAAACTTTATGACTTGTATATTGAAGAATGTGAAAAAGAACCTGAAGTTAAG cagaaattaagaagaaatgtgAACTTGTTAGAGAAGCTTGTTATGCAAGAGACTTTGTCATGTTTAGTGGTCAATCTATACCCAGGAAATGAGGGATATTCTCTGATGCTCAGGGGAAAAAACGGATCAG ATTCCGAGACCATTCGACTGCCCTATGAAgaaggagagttgcttgaatatTTGGATGCAGAAGAATTACCTCCTATTTTGGTTGATCTCCTAGAAAAATCTCAG GTTAATATTTTTCATTGCGGATGTGTCATAGCAGAAATACGTGACTACAGGCAGTCCAGTAACATGAAATCTCCTGGTTACCAAAGTCGGCACATTCTCTTACGTCCAACAATGCAG acTTTAATTTGTGATGTACATTCAATAACAAGTGATAACCACAAATGGACCCAg GAAGACAAACTTTTGCTTGAGAGCCAGCTCATCCTAGCTACAGCTGAACCACTCTGTCTTGATCCTTCTATAGCAGTCACCTGCACTGCAAACAGACTGCTCTATAACAAGCAAAAGATGAACACTCGCCCAATGAAACG GTGTTTCAAGAGGTATTCCAGATCCTCTCTGAATCGGCAGCAAGATCTATCTCATTGTCCACCTCCTCCTCAGCTGAGGTTACTTGATTTcttacaaaaaagaaaggaaagaaaagcaggtCAGCATTATGACCTCAAAATTTCTAAGGCAGgaaat tgtgTAGATATGTGGAAACGGAGTCCCTGTAATTTGGCCATACCTTCTGAAGTAGAT GTGGAGAAATATGCTAAAGTGGAAAAGTCTATCAAATCTGATGACTCACAGCCAACAGTCTGGCCAGCCCAT GATGTAAAAGATGATTATGTATTTGAATGTGAAGCTGGTACTCAGTATCAGAAAACAAAGCTGACCATCTTGCAGTCGCTTGGAGATCCACTTTACTATGGTAAAATACAGCCATGTAAAGCAGATGAAGAAAGTGACAGCCAGATGTCTCCATCACA cTCGTCCACAGATGATCATTCAAattg GTTCATTATTGGATCAAAGACCGATGCTGAGAG GGTAGTCAATCAGTACCAGGAATTAGTCCAGAATGAAGCCAAATGTCCGGTCAAGATGTCACACAGCTCCAGTGGCTCAGCCAGTCTGAGTCAGGTCTCTCCAGGGAAAGAAACAGAT CAAACTGAAACCGTGTCAGTTCAGTCTTCGGTATTGGGGAAGGGTGTAAAACATCGACCCCCACCAATCAAACTTCCCTCAAGCTCAGGAAATAGTTCCTCAG GTAACTATTTTACACCACAACAGACAAGCAGCTTTCTCAAATCTccaactcctcctccttcttctaagCCATCAAGTATTCCTCGGAAATCATCTGTGGATCTCAATCAAGTTAGCATGCTTTCTCCAGCTGCCCTATCACCTGCCAGCTCATCACAAA GAACCACGGCCACCCAGGTCATGGCAAACTCTGCTGGACTTAACTTCATCAATGTAGTGGGCTCTGTTTG TGGGGCCCAGGCTTTGATGAGTGGTTCAAACCCCATGCTGGGCTGTAACACTGGTGCCATAACTCCTGCAGGAATAAACCTGAGCGGCCTTCTACCCTCAGGAGGTCTGCTACCAAATGCACTGCCCAGTGCAATGCAGGCAGCTTCTCAAGCAG GTGTTccatttggtttaaaaaatacttcaagtCTCAGGCCCTTAAATCTACTCCAG CTTCCAGGTGGTTCACTTATTTTTAACACtctgcagcagcagcaacagcagctctCCCAGTTTACACCACAACAACCTCAGCAGCCCACAACTTGTAGTCCTCAACAGCCAGGGGAGCAG gGTTCTGAGCAAGGTTCAACCAGTCAAGAACAGGCCTTATCTGCTCAGCAAGCTGCTGTTATTAACCTTACTGGAGTAGGAAGTTTTATGCAGTCACAGGCAGCTG TGTTGTCTCAGCTTGGCTCTGCCGAGAACAGACCTGAGCAAAGCCTTCCTCAGCAGAGATTCCAGCTCTCCTCTGCCtttcaacagcagcagcaacagatACAA CAGTTGCGATTCTTGCAGCATCAAATGGctatggcagcagcagcagcacaaaCAGCTCAGCTACATCATCATCGGCATACAGGCAGCCAgtcaaaaagtaaaatgaagagaGGCACGCCAACCACTCCAAAATTTTGA
- the SUPT20H gene encoding transcription factor SPT20 homolog isoform X25 → MQQALELALDRAEYVIESARQRPPKRKYLSSGRKSVFQKLYDLYIEECEKEPEVKKLRRNVNLLEKLVMQETLSCLVVNLYPGNEGYSLMLRGKNGSDSETIRLPYEEGELLEYLDAEELPPILVDLLEKSQVNIFHCGCVIAEIRDYRQSSNMKSPGYQSRHILLRPTMQTLICDVHSITSDNHKWTQEDKLLLESQLILATAEPLCLDPSIAVTCTANRLLYNKQKMNTRPMKRCFKRYSRSSLNRQQDLSHCPPPPQLRLLDFLQKRKERKAGQHYDLKISKAGNCVDMWKRSPCNLAIPSEVDVEKYAKVEKSIKSDDSQPTVWPAHDVKDDYVFECEAGTQYQKTKLTILQSLGDPLYYGKIQPCKADEESDSQMSPSHSSTDDHSNWFIIGSKTDAERVVNQYQELVQNEAKCPVKMSHSSSGSASLSQVSPGKETDQTETVSVQSSVLGKGVKHRPPPIKLPSSSGNSSSGNYFTPQQTSSFLKSPTPPPSSKPSSIPRKSSVDLNQVSMLSPAALSPASSSQRTTATQVMANSAGLNFINVVGSVCGAQALMSGSNPMLGCNTGAITPAGINLSGLLPSGGLLPNALPSAMQAASQAGVPFGLKNTSSLRPLNLLQGSEQGSTSQEQALSAQQAAVINLTGVGSFMQSQAAVLSQLGSAENRPEQSLPQQRFQLSSAFQQQQQQIQQLRFLQHQMAMAAAAAQTAQLHHHRHTGSQSKSKMKRGTPTTPKF, encoded by the exons ATG CAACAAGCTTTAGAACTAGCTTTGGATCGTGCAGAG tatgtCATTGAAAGTGCCCGACAGAGACCTCCTAAAAGGAAATACCTATCAAGTGGAAG aaaatctgTATTTCAAAAACTTTATGACTTGTATATTGAAGAATGTGAAAAAGAACCTGAAGTTAAG aaattaagaagaaatgtgAACTTGTTAGAGAAGCTTGTTATGCAAGAGACTTTGTCATGTTTAGTGGTCAATCTATACCCAGGAAATGAGGGATATTCTCTGATGCTCAGGGGAAAAAACGGATCAG ATTCCGAGACCATTCGACTGCCCTATGAAgaaggagagttgcttgaatatTTGGATGCAGAAGAATTACCTCCTATTTTGGTTGATCTCCTAGAAAAATCTCAG GTTAATATTTTTCATTGCGGATGTGTCATAGCAGAAATACGTGACTACAGGCAGTCCAGTAACATGAAATCTCCTGGTTACCAAAGTCGGCACATTCTCTTACGTCCAACAATGCAG acTTTAATTTGTGATGTACATTCAATAACAAGTGATAACCACAAATGGACCCAg GAAGACAAACTTTTGCTTGAGAGCCAGCTCATCCTAGCTACAGCTGAACCACTCTGTCTTGATCCTTCTATAGCAGTCACCTGCACTGCAAACAGACTGCTCTATAACAAGCAAAAGATGAACACTCGCCCAATGAAACG GTGTTTCAAGAGGTATTCCAGATCCTCTCTGAATCGGCAGCAAGATCTATCTCATTGTCCACCTCCTCCTCAGCTGAGGTTACTTGATTTcttacaaaaaagaaaggaaagaaaagcaggtCAGCATTATGACCTCAAAATTTCTAAGGCAGgaaat tgtgTAGATATGTGGAAACGGAGTCCCTGTAATTTGGCCATACCTTCTGAAGTAGAT GTGGAGAAATATGCTAAAGTGGAAAAGTCTATCAAATCTGATGACTCACAGCCAACAGTCTGGCCAGCCCAT GATGTAAAAGATGATTATGTATTTGAATGTGAAGCTGGTACTCAGTATCAGAAAACAAAGCTGACCATCTTGCAGTCGCTTGGAGATCCACTTTACTATGGTAAAATACAGCCATGTAAAGCAGATGAAGAAAGTGACAGCCAGATGTCTCCATCACA cTCGTCCACAGATGATCATTCAAattg GTTCATTATTGGATCAAAGACCGATGCTGAGAG GGTAGTCAATCAGTACCAGGAATTAGTCCAGAATGAAGCCAAATGTCCGGTCAAGATGTCACACAGCTCCAGTGGCTCAGCCAGTCTGAGTCAGGTCTCTCCAGGGAAAGAAACAGAT CAAACTGAAACCGTGTCAGTTCAGTCTTCGGTATTGGGGAAGGGTGTAAAACATCGACCCCCACCAATCAAACTTCCCTCAAGCTCAGGAAATAGTTCCTCAG GTAACTATTTTACACCACAACAGACAAGCAGCTTTCTCAAATCTccaactcctcctccttcttctaagCCATCAAGTATTCCTCGGAAATCATCTGTGGATCTCAATCAAGTTAGCATGCTTTCTCCAGCTGCCCTATCACCTGCCAGCTCATCACAAA GAACCACGGCCACCCAGGTCATGGCAAACTCTGCTGGACTTAACTTCATCAATGTAGTGGGCTCTGTTTG TGGGGCCCAGGCTTTGATGAGTGGTTCAAACCCCATGCTGGGCTGTAACACTGGTGCCATAACTCCTGCAGGAATAAACCTGAGCGGCCTTCTACCCTCAGGAGGTCTGCTACCAAATGCACTGCCCAGTGCAATGCAGGCAGCTTCTCAAGCAG GTGTTccatttggtttaaaaaatacttcaagtCTCAGGCCCTTAAATCTACTCCAG gGTTCTGAGCAAGGTTCAACCAGTCAAGAACAGGCCTTATCTGCTCAGCAAGCTGCTGTTATTAACCTTACTGGAGTAGGAAGTTTTATGCAGTCACAGGCAGCTG TGTTGTCTCAGCTTGGCTCTGCCGAGAACAGACCTGAGCAAAGCCTTCCTCAGCAGAGATTCCAGCTCTCCTCTGCCtttcaacagcagcagcaacagatACAA CAGTTGCGATTCTTGCAGCATCAAATGGctatggcagcagcagcagcacaaaCAGCTCAGCTACATCATCATCGGCATACAGGCAGCCAgtcaaaaagtaaaatgaagagaGGCACGCCAACCACTCCAAAATTTTGA